DNA from Rhodopirellula islandica:
ACCTGCCGATGGGCGCAGTTCGACCGTCGTCGCGGAAAGCGAACTGGAAGAATACCCCGGCGGTTTCGTCAAAGTGAGCGAAACCATTGCGAAAGTCGCCGACGCACTGAAGCAAATGATTGACTCGCTTCGAAGTGCCATCGAAAAGCTCGGTGAACTGGACGCCATCAGTGAAGACATGCTGATTGCCCTGTCCGGGGAACTCGAGAAACATCTGTGGATGTTGCAAGCCCAAGAAGTCTGACCTGGCGTCCCGAGTCTTTGCTCGTTGAAAACGACTCACTTCCTTCGAAGTGAGTCCACCTCGTTTGAAGTTCACACATCGCTCTTGAAAGGAGCCCCACTATGTTAATTCCTATCATCGGCTGGATCATTTTCGGATTGATCGTTGGAGCCCTTGCTCGCCTCATCTATCCGGGTCGCCAAGACCTGGGAATGATCAAGACGACGCTGCTGGGCGTCGCAGGTTCGTTCGTCGGCGGATTCCTTGCCTTCCTACTATTCGGTGGGTCGGCCATGCAAGCGTCCGGATGGATCGGATCGATCATCGGTGCCGTCGCCGTGCTCGCCATCGCAACCCGCTGGAATCGGTCGCCTTCACAGACCCACATGCACTGATCCGCAAACGATTCGTGTGAAACGGATCGAATCACCGTTTCGAACTGCGAGAGGTTCCCACCTCTCGTTTTTTTGTGCGAAGGCATGATCTCAGGCATGTTGGCCTCCCATTTGCAACTCATGCCAGTCACGTAACTCGCCCCCGTTAGTAGGTACCAAGATGAACACTCAAAAGAAGCTGATTGAACTCATTCACGACTTCGACAATGCCATGCTCGTCACCAAGACCGATGATGGCGGGTTGGACGCTCGTCCGATGGCAATCGCCGAAGCGACCGACGACGGTCAACTCTGGTTTGTGACCAGTCGCAACTCAGGAAAGATCGCGGAATTGATGCTGGACCGTGACGTGGCGGTTACCCTGCAGGCGTCCAACAAATTCGTCACCTTGTCGGGGCAGTGCCGCGTCATCGATGACGCGGCCAAGCTGGACCAGCTTTGGAAAGAAGCCTGGAAGGTTTGGTTCCCCGAAGGCAAGAACGATCCCAACATCACCTTGCTCCGCGTCGAACCCGACCATGGAGAGTACTGGGACAACAGCGGCTTCACCGGAATCAAGTACTTGCTGCGTGCCGGGAAAGCGTACGTCCAGGGCGAACGTGCCGAAACGGACGAAAAAATCAACGCCAGCGTCTCGTTGTAAGCAGGTCGGCAGGAATGATCGGGCATAATCCTGTGAGCCGTTTGGGCGTTCGCCCCGGTTGGACAATCTTTGGTGTCGACGCAGCGTTTTCGTGGACAGTTTCTTGCCTGTCACCTCTCCCCCGACGAAGTTGGGGGAGAGGTCGGAGCGAGCGTTCAGCGAGATCCGGGTGAGGGGGCACGTGATGTGTGAAACGAGGCCAAAAAGGCGGTTTGCTGTGAATCGCCCCCTCACCCGAACAGGGGCTCCATCGGCCTGTTCGACCTCTCCCCCAGCAAAGCTGAGGGAGAGGTGACTTGTCGATGCGAGACAGAAACTTGCGCACACCAGAAGCGCTGTACCCCCAAAGATTGAACAGCCCAGGACAGCCCCCAATGCTTCTTTCGAATACAGAGGTTGAGCCGTCAATGAGGCTTCAACGCAGGTAGCATGTAGGATGGGCACTCTTGCCTTTTTGTACCCCACAACTTCTGGGAGCCGTTTGCGTTGTAAATGCAGGCGTTTTGAAGCCAAACATCCCTTGCCCAAGAACCATTAAGCAGGTACGCAGGTGTCATCGGGTATGTGAGCCGTTGGCGTTAGCCACGGTTTTCACGCACAACCGGGGCTAACGCCCAAACGGCTCACATGATTGTGCTTGATCATTCCTGCCGACCTGCTTCGTGTTCGATCAGCGGAGATGAGTGTTCCCTTGGCCGCTCTGGCGGAACACTAATCCACTCTGATCGGACACTAATCTTTGGTGTTTCGAGTTGTGGGGTATAAAAAGGCACTCTTGCCCGTCCAAGTTGCGGACGTCGGCCAAGAGTGGTCAACCTACTGCAAAATCGACTCGCCCTTTGCCAGCGGGCGG
Protein-coding regions in this window:
- a CDS encoding GlsB/YeaQ/YmgE family stress response membrane protein, with product MLIPIIGWIIFGLIVGALARLIYPGRQDLGMIKTTLLGVAGSFVGGFLAFLLFGGSAMQASGWIGSIIGAVAVLAIATRWNRSPSQTHMH
- a CDS encoding pyridoxamine 5'-phosphate oxidase family protein — its product is MNTQKKLIELIHDFDNAMLVTKTDDGGLDARPMAIAEATDDGQLWFVTSRNSGKIAELMLDRDVAVTLQASNKFVTLSGQCRVIDDAAKLDQLWKEAWKVWFPEGKNDPNITLLRVEPDHGEYWDNSGFTGIKYLLRAGKAYVQGERAETDEKINASVSL